The proteins below are encoded in one region of Sedimentibacter sp. zth1:
- the nusA gene encoding transcription termination factor NusA, with protein sequence MSKDILRALGELEKEKGISPEVVIEAIRAALESGYKKNYSKSNNFSIESDEVTGDYRLYADKTVVLEVQEPQEEISLEEARNIKASYEVGDIVKIEIKPKKDFGRIAAQTARQVILQKIREAERENIFNEFEGRESDLIDGIVQRVNRGNIYIDLGKIEGVITQTEQIPGENFNQGDRLKAVILEVKNTGKGANILLSRTHPNLIKRLFELEVPEIHDGVLEIRSISREAGSRSKIAIHSNDLNVDPVGSCVGNKGVRVRTIIGEIHGEKIDIVVFDKDPSIFIANSLGPAKILNVTVNEEQKAAVAVVPDNQLSLAIGKEGQNARLAAKLTGWKIDIISETQSVERNMNIDVTTEVETEVETEQIPEVE encoded by the coding sequence ATGAGCAAAGATATATTAAGAGCATTGGGGGAACTTGAAAAAGAAAAAGGAATTTCTCCTGAAGTAGTAATTGAAGCAATTAGGGCAGCATTAGAATCAGGTTATAAAAAGAATTATAGTAAATCTAATAATTTTTCTATAGAATCTGATGAAGTTACAGGTGATTATAGATTATATGCAGACAAAACTGTAGTTCTTGAGGTTCAGGAACCTCAAGAAGAAATATCATTAGAAGAAGCTAGAAATATAAAAGCTTCATATGAAGTTGGAGATATCGTTAAAATTGAAATTAAACCTAAAAAGGACTTCGGTAGAATTGCTGCACAAACTGCAAGACAAGTTATTCTTCAAAAAATTAGAGAAGCTGAAAGAGAAAATATATTTAATGAATTTGAAGGTAGAGAAAGCGATTTAATTGATGGTATTGTTCAAAGAGTAAATAGAGGTAATATATATATTGACTTAGGTAAAATAGAAGGTGTGATTACTCAAACTGAACAAATACCTGGAGAAAACTTTAATCAAGGTGATAGATTAAAAGCAGTTATACTTGAAGTTAAGAATACTGGAAAAGGTGCTAATATTTTGTTATCAAGAACGCATCCTAATCTTATAAAAAGATTATTTGAGTTAGAAGTTCCTGAAATTCATGATGGTGTATTAGAAATACGCAGTATATCTCGTGAAGCTGGCTCAAGATCAAAAATAGCAATACACTCAAACGATTTAAACGTTGATCCAGTAGGATCTTGTGTAGGTAATAAAGGTGTTAGAGTTAGAACTATTATAGGTGAAATACATGGAGAAAAAATTGATATAGTTGTTTTTGATAAAGATCCATCTATATTTATAGCAAATAGTTTAGGACCTGCAAAAATTTTGAATGTAACAGTTAATGAAGAACAGAAAGCTGCTGTTGCAGTAGTACCGGATAATCAGTTATCTTTAGCAATTGGTAAAGAAGGACAAAACGCAAGACTTGCAGCAAAATTAACTGGATGGAAAATAGATATAATAAGTGAAACACAATCTGTAGAAAGAAACATG
- the rimP gene encoding ribosome maturation factor RimP has protein sequence MNKKLIIQTATDIINEIIKDTEYQLIDIEYVKEGPFMYLRIYIDKDGGINIDDCSMISNAFNKKIDTMDFIDEQYYLEVSSPGIDRPFKKESDFIDNINNEVEIKLYKNVNGTKFIIGTLLEKAEETVTVQVGKEKVIIELKNISKINKAVEFF, from the coding sequence ATGAACAAAAAACTAATTATACAAACTGCTACAGATATCATAAATGAAATAATTAAAGATACTGAATATCAACTAATTGATATAGAGTATGTAAAAGAAGGTCCATTTATGTATCTAAGAATTTATATAGATAAAGATGGCGGTATTAATATAGATGATTGCTCGATGATAAGCAACGCTTTTAATAAAAAAATAGACACAATGGATTTCATTGATGAACAATATTATTTAGAAGTATCTTCTCCAGGTATTGATAGACCTTTTAAAAAGGAATCGGATTTTATCGATAACATAAATAATGAAGTTGAAATAAAACTTTACAAAAATGTTAATGGTACTAAATTTATTATTGGAACACTTTTAGAAAAAGCTGAAGAAACTGTAACAGTACAAGTTGGAAAAGAAAAAGTAATAATTGAACTTAAAAATATTTCTAAAATAAATAAAGCTGTTGAATTTTTTTAA
- a CDS encoding PolC-type DNA polymerase III yields MLVDFSKYKGISNANLNKIEVVKEDKLIRFVFVSNNAISLVEIDKAIDEIKERYSNMVNVEFCISYNIDIENDKNFYDTILINVQYLIRKVSLMCYKSSNISLENGSIIIKISNELAFAKLKEHSIDRKIKEYFLKLYNTELNISIMLDKNIVVNNNAEIINDEIMKSLSDGNISKKSADQPKAQTFTQKPFNRVKQNVRDEKKFGTLELSEISEINDNSGEVHIKGKVIACDRRELKSGSTLFIFSVTDFLDTINVKYFCRKNMTPEQIDEMANYKAVEVIGNAEFDSFSKELVVMSRAIKESEFKVAKRIDNAEVKRVELHLHTCMSSMDGISPFADYAKLAKSWGHKALAITDHGVVQGYPNAMDTASDDFKVIYGMEGYLVNDGISISYKCQDKTLDSELVVFDIETTGFNARKDHIIEIGAVRIKNRQIVDNFNTLISTNMKLPDKIIELTSITDEMLVGQPTIEDALNSFKEFVGNDAILVAHNANFDVKFIKEKFRSRFNEVYDMPVIDTLELSKALVKGIRNYKLNTLTKKFNIILENHHRAVDDAKATAFLLLELYKILEEKEITSFSILDDTLKDSIDMNKKMSYHINILVKNYEGLKSLYELVSDSHINHFYKKPRILKSDLNKVRKGLIIGTACEAGELYKAILEGESDEKIENIAEFYDFLEIQPLENNAFLVRNGRVKDFEELKDINRKIIALARKLNKLVIATGDVHFLNKEDELYRKILMTGQGFEDAEDQAPLYLMTTDEMLERFSYLGQDLAYEVVVTNTNVIADSIENILPIPNGTFPPIIDGADDEFRTICFERAHRIYGDVLPEIVESRLNRELNSIISNGYAIMYIIAEKLVKKSNEDGYIVGSRGSVGSSFAATMSGISEVNPLVPHYICDHCTYSEFITDGSYGSGVDMPDKDCPKCGKKLRKDGHDIPFEVFLGFEGDKEPDIDLNFAGEEQGVAMKYTEELFGVGKVFRAGTIGTIADKTAYGFVKNYFEDKHIPKRNAEINRIIQGCVGIKRTSGQHPGGVMVVPRNKDIHDFTPIQYPANNSKSGSITTHFDYHSISGRILKLDLLGHDTPSIIRMLEDFTGINDKDVPLDDAETMSIFTSPKALNVTKNDINCETGTLAIPEFGTAFVRKMVLETQPKTFSDLLRISGLSHGTDVWVGNAQDLILNNTCVIKEVIATRDDIMTYLIHKGVAKKLSFVIMERVRKGRGLRDSDIEAMNEQNVPQWYIDSCQKIKYMFPKAHAVAYVMMSVKIAYFKVHYPEAFYASYFTMKAQDFNAEVISNGEDAIKQAMKEIEDKGNEKTTKEKDMYTVLEVANEMYKRGFKCEKVDLYKSDDKKFKVVQGGILPPLVGLQGLGENAAISIKNEREKGEFISVEDIVKRARVTKTVIEVLDKHGCLQNLDKTNQISIFNF; encoded by the coding sequence ATGTTAGTTGATTTTAGTAAATATAAAGGAATTTCTAATGCGAATTTAAATAAAATAGAAGTTGTCAAAGAGGACAAGCTGATAAGATTTGTATTTGTATCAAATAATGCAATAAGTTTAGTTGAGATAGACAAAGCTATTGATGAAATAAAAGAACGTTATTCTAATATGGTAAATGTTGAATTTTGTATTAGTTATAATATTGATATAGAAAATGATAAAAATTTTTATGATACGATATTAATAAACGTACAATATTTAATTAGGAAAGTATCACTAATGTGTTATAAATCCTCAAATATATCATTGGAAAATGGAAGTATAATTATTAAAATTTCTAATGAACTGGCATTTGCTAAATTAAAAGAACATTCAATAGACAGAAAAATAAAAGAGTATTTCTTGAAGCTTTACAATACTGAGTTAAATATAAGTATTATGTTAGATAAGAACATAGTTGTAAATAATAATGCTGAAATAATTAATGATGAAATTATGAAATCTCTTTCAGACGGAAATATTTCTAAAAAATCAGCTGACCAACCTAAAGCACAGACATTTACTCAGAAACCGTTCAATAGAGTTAAACAAAATGTTAGAGATGAAAAAAAATTTGGCACTCTAGAATTAAGTGAAATTTCTGAGATAAATGATAATTCTGGAGAAGTTCATATTAAAGGTAAAGTTATAGCATGTGATAGAAGAGAATTGAAAAGTGGAAGTACGTTGTTTATATTCTCAGTTACTGACTTTTTAGATACAATAAATGTGAAGTATTTTTGTAGAAAAAATATGACACCTGAACAAATTGATGAAATGGCAAATTACAAAGCAGTTGAAGTAATAGGTAATGCTGAATTTGATTCCTTTAGTAAAGAATTGGTTGTCATGTCAAGAGCGATTAAAGAATCTGAGTTTAAAGTTGCTAAAAGAATTGACAATGCGGAAGTAAAAAGAGTAGAACTTCATTTGCATACTTGTATGAGTTCTATGGATGGAATTAGTCCATTTGCTGACTATGCTAAGCTAGCAAAATCATGGGGACATAAAGCTCTTGCAATTACAGACCATGGTGTTGTACAAGGATATCCTAATGCCATGGACACAGCTAGTGATGATTTTAAAGTTATTTACGGAATGGAAGGTTACCTTGTAAATGATGGTATATCCATTTCATATAAATGCCAAGATAAAACACTTGATAGTGAGTTAGTAGTTTTTGATATTGAAACTACTGGTTTTAATGCTAGAAAAGACCATATAATTGAAATAGGCGCAGTAAGAATTAAAAATAGACAAATAGTAGATAATTTTAATACTCTTATTAGTACAAACATGAAACTGCCAGATAAAATTATTGAATTAACAAGTATTACAGATGAAATGCTTGTGGGTCAACCAACAATCGAAGATGCACTTAATTCATTTAAAGAGTTTGTGGGAAACGATGCTATATTAGTAGCACACAATGCCAATTTTGATGTTAAATTTATTAAAGAAAAATTCAGAAGTAGATTTAATGAAGTTTATGATATGCCAGTAATTGATACATTAGAGTTGTCTAAAGCATTGGTTAAAGGTATTAGGAATTATAAACTTAATACTCTCACTAAAAAATTTAATATTATTTTAGAAAATCACCATAGAGCAGTCGATGATGCTAAGGCTACAGCATTTTTATTACTAGAGCTATATAAGATTTTAGAAGAAAAAGAAATAACAAGTTTTTCAATACTTGATGACACACTAAAAGATAGCATAGATATGAACAAAAAAATGTCATACCATATTAATATTTTAGTTAAGAACTATGAAGGACTAAAATCATTATATGAACTTGTATCAGATTCACACATAAACCACTTCTATAAAAAACCAAGAATTTTAAAATCTGATTTAAATAAAGTTAGAAAGGGTCTTATAATTGGAACTGCATGTGAAGCAGGTGAATTATATAAAGCTATTTTAGAGGGTGAAAGTGATGAAAAAATAGAAAATATAGCAGAATTCTATGATTTCTTAGAAATTCAGCCGCTTGAAAACAATGCATTTTTAGTTAGAAATGGTAGGGTTAAAGATTTCGAAGAGCTAAAAGATATAAATAGAAAAATTATCGCTTTAGCACGTAAACTTAACAAACTTGTAATAGCAACTGGTGATGTCCACTTTTTAAATAAAGAGGATGAGCTATATAGAAAAATACTTATGACAGGACAAGGCTTTGAAGATGCTGAAGATCAAGCACCATTATATCTAATGACTACAGATGAAATGCTAGAAAGATTTTCATATCTCGGTCAAGATTTAGCTTATGAAGTGGTTGTAACAAATACTAACGTTATAGCAGATAGTATTGAAAATATTTTACCTATACCAAATGGCACATTTCCACCAATCATCGATGGTGCTGATGATGAATTTAGAACAATATGTTTTGAAAGAGCACATAGGATTTATGGGGATGTGTTACCAGAGATAGTTGAGAGCAGACTTAATAGGGAGTTGAATTCAATAATAAGCAATGGATATGCAATCATGTATATCATTGCTGAAAAGCTAGTTAAAAAATCAAATGAAGACGGTTACATTGTAGGTTCAAGAGGTTCCGTTGGTTCGTCATTTGCAGCTACAATGAGTGGAATATCAGAGGTTAATCCACTTGTACCACATTATATATGCGACCATTGTACGTATTCCGAGTTTATAACGGATGGTTCTTATGGTTCTGGAGTGGATATGCCAGACAAGGATTGTCCAAAGTGTGGTAAAAAGCTTAGAAAAGATGGTCATGATATACCATTTGAAGTTTTCTTAGGATTTGAAGGAGATAAAGAACCAGATATTGATTTGAACTTTGCAGGTGAAGAGCAAGGTGTTGCAATGAAATATACAGAAGAGCTATTTGGTGTTGGTAAGGTTTTTAGAGCAGGTACAATAGGCACAATAGCTGATAAAACAGCATACGGGTTTGTTAAAAATTATTTTGAAGATAAGCATATACCTAAAAGAAATGCTGAAATCAACAGAATTATTCAAGGATGTGTAGGTATAAAAAGAACATCTGGTCAGCATCCTGGTGGTGTTATGGTAGTTCCTCGTAATAAGGATATACACGATTTTACTCCTATACAATATCCTGCAAATAATAGTAAATCTGGTTCTATAACAACACATTTTGATTATCATTCTATTTCTGGACGTATATTGAAGCTTGACTTGCTAGGTCATGATACGCCAAGTATTATTAGGATGCTTGAGGACTTTACAGGAATTAATGACAAGGATGTTCCACTAGATGACGCTGAAACGATGTCAATATTTACAAGCCCTAAAGCACTTAATGTTACTAAAAATGATATAAATTGTGAAACTGGAACGCTTGCAATACCAGAGTTTGGTACAGCATTTGTTAGAAAAATGGTATTGGAAACACAACCTAAAACATTTTCTGACTTGCTTCGTATAAGTGGATTGTCACATGGTACAGACGTTTGGGTTGGAAATGCACAGGATTTGATACTAAACAATACCTGTGTAATAAAAGAAGTTATTGCAACAAGAGATGATATTATGACATATCTAATTCATAAAGGTGTTGCAAAGAAGCTCTCCTTTGTAATAATGGAAAGAGTAAGAAAAGGTAGGGGACTTAGAGATTCAGATATTGAAGCTATGAATGAACAAAATGTACCGCAATGGTATATTGATTCATGTCAAAAAATCAAGTATATGTTTCCTAAAGCTCATGCTGTTGCTTATGTTATGATGTCTGTTAAAATCGCATATTTTAAAGTTCATTATCCAGAAGCATTTTATGCATCATATTTCACAATGAAAGCACAGGATTTTAATGCTGAAGTAATTTCAAACGGAGAGGATGCTATAAAGCAAGCAATGAAAGAGATAGAAGATAAAGGTAATGAGAAAACTACAAAAGAAAAAGATATGTATACAGTTTTGGAAGTTGCCAATGAAATGTATAAAAGAGGCTTTAAATGTGAAAAAGTTGATTTGTACAAATCAGATGATAAAAAATTCAAGGTTGTACAAGGTGGGATTTTACCTCCTTTAGTTGGATTACAGGGATTAGGAGAAAATGCTGCTATAAGTATTAAAAATGAAAGAGAAAAAGGAGAATTCATTTCTGTTGAAGACATTGTAAAAAGAGCAAGAGTTACTAAAACAGTTATTGAGGTTCTTGATAAACATGGTTGTTTACAAAATCTAGATAAAACAAATCAAATTTCTATTTTTAATTTTTGA
- the ispG gene encoding flavodoxin-dependent (E)-4-hydroxy-3-methylbut-2-enyl-diphosphate synthase, protein MTKVINCGNLKIGGNNKITVQSMLNFNLSNNINQAIDQVKLLEANGCDIIRASIDSEEDAKAIKTLKKYTNMPIIADIQFDYKMALYAVENGIDAIRINPCYIGSEDNVKKVIEACKDKNIPIRVGVNSGSVKKEFLDKYNGVNQFSLVESALEQVKLVEKYNYDNIVISIKATNVKLTYDANIELKKRTDYPIHLGITESGSDEDGIIKTSMGLGSLILLGIGDTIRVSLTEDPVREVIIGRKILQYLGLRPYGIDVISCPTCGRTKVDLINIVKDVKKAVAPIKKDIKIAIMGCAVNGPGEAREADIGFASGNGEALLFKKGEIIRKVNEEEIIKVLLEEIEKIN, encoded by the coding sequence ATGACTAAAGTAATAAACTGTGGAAATCTAAAAATAGGTGGAAACAATAAAATAACTGTACAATCGATGTTGAATTTTAATTTAAGCAATAATATAAATCAAGCAATTGATCAAGTTAAACTGCTTGAAGCAAATGGTTGCGATATTATAAGAGCTTCTATTGACTCAGAAGAAGATGCTAAGGCTATAAAGACATTAAAAAAATACACCAATATGCCAATTATTGCAGATATTCAATTCGATTATAAAATGGCATTGTATGCTGTAGAAAATGGTATTGATGCAATAAGAATCAATCCATGTTATATTGGTTCAGAAGATAATGTAAAAAAAGTTATAGAAGCATGTAAAGATAAAAATATACCAATTAGAGTTGGAGTAAATTCTGGCTCTGTAAAAAAAGAGTTTTTAGACAAATACAACGGTGTAAATCAATTTTCTTTAGTTGAAAGTGCATTAGAACAGGTAAAACTCGTAGAAAAATATAATTATGATAATATCGTAATATCAATAAAAGCAACTAATGTAAAATTGACATATGATGCAAATATTGAGCTTAAAAAACGCACTGATTATCCAATACATTTAGGTATTACCGAATCTGGTTCAGATGAAGATGGAATTATTAAAACTTCAATGGGACTAGGTTCACTTATCCTATTGGGTATAGGTGACACAATTAGAGTTTCACTAACTGAGGACCCTGTAAGAGAAGTAATAATAGGAAGAAAGATATTGCAGTATTTAGGTTTGCGACCATATGGGATAGACGTTATTTCTTGCCCAACATGTGGAAGAACAAAAGTAGACTTAATAAATATTGTAAAAGATGTAAAAAAAGCTGTTGCACCAATCAAAAAAGACATAAAAATAGCCATAATGGGATGCGCAGTTAATGGCCCGGGCGAAGCAAGAGAAGCAGACATAGGTTTTGCATCTGGCAATGGAGAAGCGTTACTATTCAAAAAGGGCGAAATTATTAGAAAAGTTAATGAAGAAGAAATAATTAAAGTATTATTAGAAGAAATAGAAAAAATTAATTAA
- the rseP gene encoding RIP metalloprotease RseP yields MVTFIATIFVFSLVILIHEFGHYKVAQSVGIKIEEFAIGMGPIIYKKIKNETVYSIRLLPIGGFVRMEGEEEDVQSSTSYNCKTVWQRFKVIAAGPIMNFVLAIIIFIIISFGFGVLGNTVNQMDENSEIYKAGIRPNDKIVSINGDKVYIWDEIIYDLLEKTSENLETPLDIKVERDKETLDFRVNQYTRNIIGIYSKSEQFETSIVETKDKQSPAYKAGIRTNDEIIKINNIDISNFEDIRLAINALNEDKLNITVKRDGQELKFEVVPKKVAQLGFNTHVEKSFITTVASSFYKTGYYIRLMFEFIGNLFGGHVKEGSVGGPIQIVSMIGETSKLGIYPLLNLVALLSINLGFFNLLPIPALDGSKLVFLIIEKIRGKKIPIEKEGFVHFVGFVLLITLMIFVTYKDVVRLF; encoded by the coding sequence TTGGTAACTTTTATTGCAACAATATTTGTATTTTCACTAGTTATACTTATTCACGAATTTGGTCACTATAAGGTAGCACAAAGCGTAGGGATAAAAATTGAAGAATTTGCAATTGGTATGGGACCCATAATATATAAAAAAATTAAAAACGAAACCGTTTATTCTATACGATTACTTCCAATTGGAGGTTTTGTTAGGATGGAAGGTGAAGAAGAAGATGTTCAGTCAAGTACAAGTTATAATTGTAAAACTGTATGGCAAAGATTTAAAGTTATTGCAGCTGGTCCAATAATGAATTTTGTTCTTGCCATAATTATATTTATAATCATATCTTTCGGTTTCGGAGTATTAGGAAACACAGTAAATCAAATGGATGAAAATTCAGAGATTTATAAAGCTGGGATTAGACCTAATGATAAAATTGTATCAATAAATGGCGATAAGGTTTATATATGGGATGAAATCATATATGATTTATTGGAAAAAACATCTGAAAACCTTGAAACACCATTGGATATTAAAGTTGAAAGAGATAAAGAAACTTTAGATTTTAGAGTAAACCAATATACAAGAAATATAATTGGTATCTATTCTAAAAGCGAACAATTTGAAACATCAATCGTTGAGACAAAAGACAAACAATCACCTGCATATAAAGCTGGAATTAGAACAAATGACGAAATAATAAAAATTAACAATATAGACATATCTAACTTTGAAGATATAAGATTAGCGATTAACGCTTTAAATGAAGATAAATTGAATATTACTGTAAAAAGGGATGGACAGGAGTTAAAATTTGAAGTTGTACCTAAAAAAGTAGCGCAGCTTGGATTTAATACACATGTTGAGAAATCGTTTATAACAACGGTAGCTTCATCATTTTACAAGACAGGATATTATATAAGATTAATGTTTGAATTTATTGGAAATTTATTTGGAGGACACGTAAAAGAGGGTTCAGTTGGTGGACCTATTCAAATAGTTAGTATGATAGGTGAAACTTCAAAACTAGGTATTTATCCATTGCTTAATTTGGTTGCTTTACTAAGTATTAATTTAGGTTTTTTTAATTTATTACCAATTCCCGCACTTGATGGTAGCAAATTGGTGTTTTTGATAATTGAAAAGATAAGAGGAAAGAAAATTCCTATAGAAAAAGAAGGTTTTGTACATTTTGTAGGCTTTGTACTATTGATAACACTTATGATATTTGTAACTTACAAGGATGTAGTAAGATTATTTTAG
- a CDS encoding phosphatidate cytidylyltransferase: protein MKKRIITGIVGGLIIALVTYIGGLLFDAVYLLIAAIGVHELSKLFRNNEKFPYEASINYLLILTLYLVGYFVEFSSFNFIILIYVLANFIFYVTNKDITLTRLANTLFVGLYVVMFMYYMIKLNNTPYVWLVYLISFGTDTFAYFTGVFIGKHKLCPNISPKKTIEGAIGGIIGSTILCIIFFEILGIKNLLPIIIFNVFASILSMFGDLLASKIKREHSVKDFGNFLPGHGGILDRFDSVLFVAPVVYYFVTYFI, encoded by the coding sequence ATGAAAAAAAGAATAATCACAGGTATTGTAGGGGGTTTAATAATTGCATTAGTAACATATATTGGTGGATTATTATTTGATGCTGTTTATTTATTGATAGCAGCAATTGGTGTTCATGAATTATCAAAATTGTTTAGAAATAATGAAAAATTTCCATATGAAGCTTCAATAAACTATTTACTTATTTTAACATTGTATTTGGTTGGTTACTTTGTAGAATTTAGTTCATTTAATTTTATTATTTTGATATACGTTTTAGCAAACTTTATTTTTTATGTTACTAATAAAGATATTACATTAACTAGATTGGCTAATACATTATTCGTTGGTTTATACGTAGTAATGTTTATGTATTATATGATTAAATTGAACAATACACCATACGTTTGGCTTGTATATTTGATTTCTTTTGGAACAGATACATTTGCTTATTTTACAGGAGTGTTTATTGGCAAACATAAATTGTGCCCTAATATAAGTCCTAAAAAAACTATAGAAGGTGCAATAGGTGGTATAATAGGTTCTACTATACTTTGTATAATATTTTTTGAAATTTTAGGAATAAAAAACTTATTGCCTATTATAATATTTAATGTATTCGCTTCAATACTTTCTATGTTTGGAGATTTACTTGCATCTAAAATTAAACGTGAGCACTCAGTAAAAGATTTTGGTAATTTCTTGCCAGGTCATGGTGGAATATTAGACAGATTTGATAGTGTGTTGTTTGTTGCACCAGTAGTTTATTATTTTGTAACATATTTTATTTAA
- a CDS encoding isoprenyl transferase — MNLKDEILEGIVPQHVAIIMDGNRRWAKTRKLPTAMGHREGVKRIMEIVESSINIGVKALTVYAFSTENWGRDKVEVDCLMNLLLEFLKKELDRIHKNNIKISLIGNIEDLPFDIKIEVQKALEKTKYNNRFNLNIALSYGSRDEIIKAVKKVINDVENNKINIDDLNEKKFKDYLYTKDFDDPDFLIRTSGEIRLSNFLLYQLAYTEFYFTDIFWPDFKENEYYESILEYQKRSRRFGKK; from the coding sequence ATGAATTTAAAAGATGAAATATTGGAAGGTATTGTTCCACAACATGTTGCTATAATAATGGATGGCAATAGAAGATGGGCTAAGACAAGAAAATTACCAACGGCTATGGGACATAGAGAAGGCGTTAAAAGAATAATGGAAATTGTTGAATCTTCCATTAATATAGGAGTAAAAGCTTTAACGGTATATGCCTTTTCAACTGAAAATTGGGGTAGAGATAAAGTAGAAGTAGATTGTCTAATGAATCTACTATTGGAATTTTTAAAAAAAGAATTAGATAGAATCCATAAAAATAATATCAAAATTAGTTTGATAGGAAACATTGAAGACCTTCCTTTCGATATTAAAATAGAAGTACAAAAGGCTTTAGAAAAGACTAAATATAATAATAGATTCAACCTTAACATTGCATTGAGTTATGGTTCAAGAGATGAAATAATTAAAGCAGTAAAAAAGGTTATAAATGACGTTGAAAATAATAAAATTAATATAGATGATTTAAATGAAAAAAAATTCAAAGATTACTTGTATACAAAAGATTTTGATGATCCCGATTTTTTAATTAGAACAAGTGGAGAAATTAGACTTAGCAACTTTTTATTATATCAATTAGCTTATACAGAATTTTATTTTACAGATATATTTTGGCCTGATTTCAAAGAAAATGAATACTATGAATCAATATTAGAATATCAAAAAAGAAGTAGAAGATTTGGTAAAAAATAG
- the frr gene encoding ribosome recycling factor, giving the protein MYKQELINREEQMKKSVDHLKEELGTIRAGKASPKLVDRIQVSYYGSMTPLNQIANISVPEPRCLIIQPWDASSIKEIEKAIMSSDLGINPSNDGKIIRLMIPQLTEERRKDLLKLVKKETENGKIALRNIRRDVIDVFKKLEKRSELTKDDLKKAEEDAQKLTDKYTKFIDEIYKSKEKEILEV; this is encoded by the coding sequence ATGTATAAACAAGAATTAATTAATCGTGAAGAACAAATGAAAAAATCAGTTGATCATTTAAAGGAAGAGCTTGGAACAATCAGAGCTGGAAAAGCCAGTCCAAAACTTGTAGACAGAATACAAGTTAGTTATTATGGTTCTATGACTCCGCTTAATCAAATTGCAAATATTTCTGTTCCAGAACCAAGATGCTTAATCATCCAACCATGGGATGCATCAAGTATAAAAGAAATTGAAAAAGCAATCATGAGTTCAGATTTGGGAATCAACCCTTCAAACGATGGAAAGATTATTAGATTAATGATTCCTCAATTAACAGAAGAAAGAAGAAAAGACCTGCTTAAATTAGTAAAAAAAGAAACAGAAAACGGAAAAATTGCATTAAGAAATATCAGAAGAGATGTAATAGATGTTTTCAAAAAATTAGAAAAAAGAAGTGAATTAACAAAAGATGACTTAAAAAAAGCTGAAGAGGATGCTCAAAAGCTTACAGACAAATATACTAAATTTATTGACGAAATTTACAAATCTAAAGAAAAAGAGATATTAGAGGTATAG